The following are encoded in a window of Phaseolus vulgaris cultivar G19833 chromosome 3, P. vulgaris v2.0, whole genome shotgun sequence genomic DNA:
- the LOC137839044 gene encoding uncharacterized protein, with product MWVGFIMKAQMVLEHLKSNLKCVVVNVYAACNLIDKEVLWEDLSNIKSNNHDLAWCFCGDFNAIRKVNERTGSSERGSQTREIRGFNNFIKRNFLVELPLVGKKFTWFKANGSAKSRLDRVFISYGWLRTWPENKQYVQPREVSEHCAIVVKSLYKDWGPRPFKSIDAWQLEPGFGEMVKDKWESYYVSGNPLSRLKDKLKFLKADLRIWNREVFGCMDSKKNRIMKEIEDLDIQDDDFGLEGSAREKRAELLSQLCMINKNIESISSQKARSRWYKHGDSNSKFFHSIIRWRGMRNVIMGVDVGNQWCEDPEVVRREAKNLFEERFTATHDFGVRLGSVEFKVLPL from the exons ATGTGGGTTGGGTTCATAATGAAGGCTCAAATGGTGTTGGAA CATCTCAAATCTAATTTGAAATGTGTGGTGGTGAATGTTTATGCAGCTTGTAATTTGATTGACAAGGAAGTGTTGTGGGAGGATTTGTCAAATATCAAAAGTAATAACCATGACTTGGCCTGGTGTTTCTGTGGTGATTTCAATGCAATTAGAAAGGTTAATGAAAGAACAGGCTCTAGCGAAAGGGGAAGCCAGACCAGAGAGATAAGAggtttcaataattttattaaaagaaattttttggTGGAGCTACCGCTTGTAGGCAAGAAGTTTACTTGGTTCAAAGCGAATGGCTCAGCCAAAAGCAGACTAGATAGAGTGTTTATCTCTTATGGATGGCTAAGGACTTGGCCAGAAAACAAGCAATATGTCCAACCAAGAGAGGTATCTGAGCATTGTGCCATAGTAGTGAAATCTTTGTATAAAGATTGGGGTCCGAGACCTTTCAAGTCTATTGATGCGTGGCAACTGGAACCTGGGTTTGGGGAGATGGTGAAAGATAAATGGGAATCCTACTATGTTAGTGGCAACCCTTTATCCAGGTTGAAGGATAAACTGAAGTTTCTGAAGGCAGATCTCAGAATATGGAATCGTGAAGTGTTTGGGTGTATGGATTCTAAGAAGAACCGTATTATGAAGGAAATTGAGGATCTTGATATCCAAGATGACGACTTTGGCCTTGAGGGTAGTGCAAGGGAGAAAAGAGCGGAGCTGTTGAGTCAGCTTTGTatgatcaataaaaatattgaatcCATATCCAGTCAGAAAGCTAGATCTAGATGGTACAAGCATGGGGATTCCAATTCTAAGTTCTTTCACTCTATAATCAGATGGAGGGGCATGAGGAATGTTATCATGGGTGTGGATGTTGGGAACCAATGGTGTGAAGATCCGGAGGTGGTCCGCAGAGAAGCTAAGAATCTGTTTGAAGAAAGGTTTACTGCTACACATGATTTTGGAGTTAGACTCGGGTCAGTTGAGTTTAAAGTCCTTCCCCTATAG